A single region of the Rhodococcus sp. W8901 genome encodes:
- a CDS encoding ABC transporter ATP-binding protein, which produces MIGIKGVQVRYGDKTVIPPLDLEVGSGEFVALLGPSGCGKSTLLRALGGFVPISSGSIVVDGRDVTAVEPERRGIGFVFQSYALFPHLTVVQNVQFGLKVHRLPRSEVVSRTSEVLELTGLDAFANATPSELSGGQQQRVAIARVLATKPSVMLMDEPLSNLDARLRVTLRDEIKRLHRELGVTTVYVTHDQEEALALADRVAVMNSGRIEQVDSPHAVYHSPVNRYVGEFVGSIDVLESGTRALFGVARGGQLALRPERLRLADGAGLDCVAGGTVTDAAFLGSTTRYRVEIGGQGLTMLAGSDRNAVLHVGDEVRCGFDLPDLIELSA; this is translated from the coding sequence ATGATCGGTATCAAGGGTGTACAGGTCCGGTACGGCGACAAGACAGTGATCCCCCCGCTCGACCTCGAGGTCGGCAGTGGCGAGTTCGTGGCGCTTCTGGGGCCGTCCGGGTGCGGTAAATCGACGCTGCTCCGGGCCCTCGGGGGATTCGTCCCGATCTCGTCGGGCTCCATCGTCGTCGACGGTCGCGACGTCACCGCGGTCGAACCGGAGCGGCGCGGAATCGGCTTCGTGTTCCAGAGCTACGCGCTGTTTCCGCACCTGACGGTGGTGCAGAACGTGCAGTTCGGGTTGAAGGTGCACAGGCTGCCCAGATCCGAGGTCGTCTCGCGCACCTCGGAAGTCCTTGAACTGACGGGACTGGACGCGTTCGCGAACGCGACGCCGAGTGAACTGTCGGGGGGTCAGCAGCAGCGGGTCGCGATCGCCAGGGTCCTGGCAACGAAGCCGTCGGTGATGCTGATGGACGAGCCCCTGTCGAATCTCGATGCACGGCTGCGGGTCACGTTGCGCGATGAGATCAAGCGCCTGCACCGCGAGCTGGGTGTGACGACCGTGTACGTCACCCACGACCAGGAAGAGGCGTTGGCGCTGGCAGACCGGGTGGCGGTGATGAACTCCGGCCGCATCGAGCAGGTAGACAGCCCGCACGCGGTCTACCACTCGCCGGTCAACCGCTACGTCGGCGAGTTCGTGGGCTCGATCGACGTGCTCGAATCCGGGACCAGGGCATTGTTCGGCGTGGCCCGGGGAGGTCAGCTGGCGCTACGTCCCGAGCGGCTGCGGCTTGCCGACGGAGCCGGGCTCGACTGCGTGGCCGGCGGCACCGTCACCGACGCCGCGTTCCTCGGCTCGACGACGCGCTACCGCGTCGAGATCGGCGGGCAGGGACTGACGATGCTCGCCGGCTCGGACCGCAACGCGGTTCTCCACGTCGGTGACGAAGTGCGGTGCGGTTTCGACCTGCCCGATCTGATCGAGCTGTCGGCATGA
- a CDS encoding ABC transporter permease, producing the protein MTGTTATPTATTTSRSGGLTRRVKRLLFAAAVAAFGWFVVTFLFFPNLSVIDAVLRSDHGSVGQVASRLIDSGRVVGAVRDTLVIAVISTVTANVVGIAQVFFLEAFAIRGRGFLTVAYAVPLVFGSIAAVTGYAMVYGENGLITRTLQAVIPGLPDDWFSGMGAVIFVHTFTMTGYHFLFLRPAIRRVDFSMVEAARSLGMRPLPALFRVVLPVLKPTILASVLMAFISTLTSFAAPTILGGAELTMIAPMIQSLSGLGRMDMAALLGLLLGAATTVLLVWALRQERRSGAVMSSKTPRPFEPIRLRGRGTKFLAYGAAYLLAIVNLAPLVVTALLSLAPVEAIRRGEISPELTVEHYVRMLTNPTAYEPLVNSLTLAVLAIPLALVIGTVAAHLSYRSRRRFVGDVIQLTMFLPYFLPGILVALGFLIAFGAGSALVGGQVLVGTYWILPLAYTVLLLPVVSRFVTATYAGLDPSLDDAARSLGASPTRRFLTVILPALTPVLLQVAALGFNDTLSEYTVSVMLYNINNKPLGVTLGTLAAEQDPNLVGLTTAYVVTITALSIVVVLFADRMALRASRRGVGRR; encoded by the coding sequence ATGACCGGGACGACGGCGACGCCGACCGCGACGACGACCTCGCGGTCCGGTGGCCTCACCCGCCGTGTGAAGCGACTGTTGTTCGCCGCTGCGGTCGCCGCGTTCGGGTGGTTCGTCGTGACGTTCCTGTTCTTTCCGAATCTCAGCGTGATCGATGCGGTACTGCGCTCGGACCACGGATCCGTCGGACAGGTCGCGTCGAGGTTGATCGACTCGGGCCGGGTCGTGGGTGCCGTGCGCGACACTCTGGTGATCGCGGTGATCTCGACGGTCACGGCGAACGTGGTCGGGATTGCTCAGGTGTTCTTCCTCGAAGCCTTCGCGATCCGTGGAAGGGGTTTTCTCACAGTCGCCTACGCGGTGCCGCTGGTGTTCGGATCCATCGCGGCAGTGACCGGATACGCGATGGTGTACGGCGAGAACGGGCTCATTACCCGAACTCTGCAAGCAGTGATCCCGGGCCTGCCCGATGACTGGTTCTCCGGGATGGGCGCGGTGATCTTCGTGCATACCTTCACCATGACCGGGTACCACTTCCTGTTCCTGCGGCCGGCGATCCGGCGTGTCGACTTCTCGATGGTCGAGGCGGCCCGGTCGCTGGGAATGCGGCCGCTTCCGGCTCTGTTCCGGGTGGTGCTTCCGGTGCTGAAGCCGACGATCCTGGCGTCGGTGCTGATGGCCTTCATCTCGACTCTCACATCGTTCGCGGCGCCGACCATCCTCGGTGGGGCCGAGTTGACCATGATCGCCCCGATGATCCAGTCCCTGTCGGGGCTGGGGCGCATGGACATGGCCGCGCTGCTCGGACTGCTCCTCGGCGCGGCGACGACGGTGCTGCTGGTGTGGGCGCTGCGTCAGGAGCGCCGCAGCGGTGCCGTGATGTCGAGCAAGACGCCGCGGCCGTTCGAGCCGATTCGGCTACGCGGTCGGGGTACGAAGTTCCTCGCCTATGGGGCCGCGTACCTGCTGGCGATCGTCAATCTGGCCCCGCTGGTGGTGACGGCGCTGCTGTCGCTGGCTCCGGTGGAGGCGATCCGTCGCGGCGAGATCAGTCCCGAGCTCACGGTCGAGCACTACGTCCGGATGCTCACGAACCCGACCGCCTATGAGCCACTGGTCAATTCACTCACACTCGCCGTACTCGCCATCCCGCTGGCGCTCGTCATCGGAACAGTCGCTGCGCACCTCTCGTATCGGTCGCGACGAAGGTTCGTCGGTGACGTCATCCAGCTCACGATGTTCCTGCCGTACTTTCTCCCCGGAATCCTCGTCGCGTTGGGGTTCCTCATCGCCTTCGGTGCGGGGAGTGCGCTCGTCGGCGGTCAGGTCCTGGTCGGCACGTACTGGATCCTGCCGCTGGCGTATACCGTCCTGCTCCTACCGGTGGTGTCGCGCTTCGTCACCGCCACCTACGCCGGTCTCGATCCATCGCTCGACGACGCGGCCCGGTCGCTCGGCGCAAGCCCGACGAGAAGGTTCCTGACGGTGATCCTGCCGGCGTTGACGCCAGTGCTCCTGCAGGTCGCAGCGTTGGGGTTCAACGACACCCTCTCCGAGTACACCGTCTCGGTGATGCTCTACAACATCAACAACAAGCCGCTCGGTGTCACGCTCGGAACGCTGGCTGCCGAACAGGATCCGAACCTGGTGGGCCTGACCACCGCCTACGTCGTCACCATCACGGCGCTCTCGATCGTGGTCGTGCTGTTCGCCGATCGCATGGCGCTGCGGGCATCCAGACGTGGGGTCGGCCGACGATGA
- a CDS encoding endonuclease/exonuclease/phosphatase family protein, with protein sequence MSTLRVVTWNVLHTNRHQRVGLLAAAVATRRPDVVLLQESNPRHAEDLAAELGMHVAAVPDDAADLVSVPAVLSTREPSEVRVDCLAGDDGRNYYLTTAVLEVDSTRIRVGSTHLRHTPSAWQMTETGRRFARDSGIRIDFGAIEATTAVRLRQLAEIGDLLHRKMEPVDHEILGGDFNLVPPTAPSTPRSSRTGFGTAGTAPPRPPGRRCSPGTHWSATRPRTSVRTARRRGRSTTPSTTSSIRPEWKWFAPR encoded by the coding sequence ATGAGCACACTGCGCGTGGTGACCTGGAACGTCCTGCACACGAACCGCCATCAGCGGGTCGGGCTGCTGGCGGCAGCCGTGGCGACCCGCCGCCCGGATGTCGTCCTCCTGCAGGAATCGAACCCACGGCACGCCGAGGACCTCGCGGCGGAGCTGGGCATGCACGTCGCCGCCGTCCCGGACGACGCCGCCGACCTCGTCAGCGTCCCCGCCGTGCTGTCCACACGGGAGCCGTCGGAGGTCCGCGTCGATTGTCTTGCCGGGGACGACGGCCGCAACTACTACCTCACCACCGCGGTGCTCGAGGTGGACTCGACGCGGATCAGAGTCGGCTCGACCCATCTGCGCCACACCCCGTCGGCATGGCAGATGACCGAGACCGGCAGGCGGTTCGCCCGAGATTCGGGGATTCGAATCGACTTCGGCGCAATCGAAGCCACCACTGCGGTGCGGCTGCGGCAGCTGGCCGAGATCGGTGATCTCCTGCATCGGAAGATGGAACCGGTGGATCACGAGATCCTGGGAGGGGACTTCAACCTCGTCCCCCCGACAGCCCCGAGTACGCCGCGATCATCGAGGACCGGCTTCGGGACAGCTGGAACGGCGCCACCGCGGCCGCCCGGGCGACGGTGCTCGCCAGGAACCCACTGGTCGGCGACACGCCCGCGCACCTCCGTTCGGACGGCCCGGCGGCGCGGGCGCTCGACTACACCCTCGACTACCAGTTCCATTCGTCCGGAATGGAAGTGGTTTGCGCCGAGGTGA
- a CDS encoding LacI family DNA-binding transcriptional regulator: MADRITIADVAAAAGVSKSAASRALLAQPGVSDDARQHVEAVAARLGYIKDVRAQALKAKNTKIIGVFVRSVRLSFYGEMIAHLQEHLEEAGFSLAVGTASAGTTPGDVLAGLLGLRPEALVIASGRMPEAQIVPVAQRLPTVLMGRASTSPSIGSVCDDGRGAEVLAGLIAHAGHRAVGVLHVAAEHSTTLHQRSTRMQRALTEAGIDTVAIPRAAAGDHPEPDILARCLDDVSVIMCPNDPTLLSTWEQLTALGVRVPDDIALTGYDGIGQLASPVLGLTTWRQPIEQITAATARQVLRRLTGDSPPERIELPGDLIRGRTLPTYLPLG; encoded by the coding sequence ATGGCTGACCGCATCACCATTGCGGATGTCGCGGCCGCAGCGGGGGTGTCGAAGTCGGCGGCCAGCCGTGCGCTGCTGGCGCAGCCCGGCGTCTCCGACGATGCCAGGCAGCATGTCGAGGCGGTCGCGGCCCGGCTCGGCTATATCAAAGATGTACGCGCCCAAGCATTGAAAGCGAAGAACACCAAGATCATCGGAGTGTTCGTCCGATCCGTGCGGCTGTCGTTCTACGGGGAGATGATCGCTCACCTCCAGGAACATCTCGAGGAGGCGGGATTCTCCCTCGCGGTCGGTACGGCATCGGCCGGTACCACGCCCGGCGATGTGCTGGCCGGACTGCTCGGACTGCGGCCCGAAGCCCTCGTCATCGCCTCCGGACGGATGCCCGAGGCGCAGATCGTTCCGGTGGCTCAGCGCCTCCCGACCGTCCTGATGGGGCGCGCGAGCACCTCGCCGTCGATCGGGTCGGTCTGCGACGACGGTCGTGGAGCGGAGGTCCTGGCGGGGCTGATCGCACATGCCGGCCACCGCGCTGTCGGGGTGCTGCATGTGGCCGCGGAGCATTCGACGACACTGCACCAACGATCGACCCGGATGCAGCGGGCCCTGACCGAGGCGGGCATCGACACCGTCGCGATCCCTCGGGCGGCCGCGGGTGACCATCCCGAGCCGGATATTCTTGCCCGCTGCCTCGACGACGTCTCGGTCATCATGTGTCCCAACGACCCCACCCTGCTGAGTACGTGGGAACAACTCACTGCGCTCGGCGTCCGGGTGCCGGACGACATTGCTCTCACCGGATACGACGGGATCGGACAACTCGCCAGCCCCGTTCTGGGGCTGACCACCTGGAGGCAGCCGATCGAGCAGATAACCGCAGCCACGGCCCGGCAGGTTCTACGCCGATTGACCGGTGACAGTCCACCCGAACGCATCGAGCTCCCCGGCGATCTGATCCGTGGACGAACGCTGCCCACGTACCTGCCGCTGGGATGA
- a CDS encoding SRPBCC family protein, whose protein sequence is MTSQTSATTVTSPGDRGLHIERTLNAPRDRVWAAYTEPELLAQWWGRGNRLDIEKWELERGGHWRFVEHHEGGSSGFEGRFREVTPKDRIVWSFEWDGMPTHVSVETIDFVDLGDGRTKLVLDSIFLTAEDRDGMIESGMEQGLNESFAALDAMLARTA, encoded by the coding sequence ATGACCAGCCAGACATCCGCCACGACTGTCACCAGCCCGGGCGACCGTGGCCTGCACATCGAACGCACGCTGAATGCGCCCCGGGATCGCGTGTGGGCCGCGTACACCGAACCCGAGCTGCTCGCGCAGTGGTGGGGCCGCGGCAACAGGCTCGACATCGAGAAGTGGGAACTCGAGCGGGGCGGGCACTGGCGCTTCGTCGAGCACCACGAGGGCGGGAGCTCCGGCTTCGAGGGGCGCTTCCGCGAGGTCACTCCGAAGGACCGCATCGTGTGGTCGTTCGAATGGGACGGGATGCCTACTCACGTATCCGTCGAGACCATCGATTTCGTCGACCTCGGCGACGGCCGCACGAAGTTGGTGCTGGACTCGATCTTCCTCACGGCGGAGGACCGGGACGGAATGATCGAGTCCGGCATGGAACAGGGCCTCAACGAGAGCTTCGCGGCCCTCGACGCGATGCTCGCCCGCACCGCGTAA
- a CDS encoding SDR family oxidoreductase gives MYHVPDMQGRYVIVTGANSGTGKEATRRLAAAGAHVVMACRTPRKGEAACAEIMHDLPHAQLEIRRIDLADLGSVREFAAGFLDDGRPLDLLVNNAGVMSPPERFETVDGFELQFGTNFLGPFALTNLLLPLLLDAPAPRVATMTSGTAHYGRINFRDLHSAHRYSPALSYAQSKLADMLMAQYLAGVAVERGWNLLSTYAHPGYTRTNLQTAGASLGRDRARHGVFSGSDRTILPSQDVQQGAEPLLFAATSPDAAQGGYYGPGGRMGLIGPTRRLDQPRSSRGVDLAPSLWAVAEKLTDTTLPY, from the coding sequence ATGTACCACGTTCCCGACATGCAGGGCCGGTACGTCATCGTCACCGGCGCCAACAGCGGCACCGGTAAGGAGGCCACCCGACGGCTGGCCGCGGCGGGCGCCCATGTCGTAATGGCCTGCCGCACTCCGCGCAAGGGCGAGGCCGCGTGCGCGGAGATCATGCACGACCTTCCGCACGCGCAACTGGAGATCCGCCGGATCGACCTGGCCGATCTCGGATCCGTCCGCGAATTTGCCGCCGGTTTCCTCGACGACGGACGCCCCCTCGACCTCCTGGTCAACAACGCCGGGGTCATGTCGCCGCCCGAGCGGTTCGAGACCGTCGACGGATTCGAGCTGCAGTTCGGCACCAACTTCCTGGGCCCGTTCGCCCTGACCAATCTCCTGCTGCCACTGCTGCTCGACGCGCCGGCCCCCCGGGTGGCCACGATGACCAGCGGCACGGCGCACTACGGACGAATCAACTTCCGGGACCTGCACTCCGCACACCGGTACAGCCCGGCGTTGAGTTACGCGCAGTCCAAGCTTGCCGACATGCTGATGGCGCAGTACCTCGCCGGCGTCGCGGTCGAGCGCGGATGGAATCTGCTCAGCACGTATGCGCATCCCGGCTACACCCGCACCAACCTGCAGACCGCGGGCGCGAGCCTGGGCCGGGACCGGGCGCGGCACGGTGTGTTCTCGGGCAGCGACCGCACGATCCTGCCGTCCCAGGATGTCCAGCAGGGCGCCGAACCCCTCCTGTTCGCCGCGACCAGTCCCGATGCCGCCCAGGGCGGGTACTACGGGCCCGGCGGACGAATGGGACTGATCGGCCCGACCCGCCGACTCGACCAGCCCCGCAGCTCGCGTGGCGTCGACCTCGCACCGTCACTGTGGGCGGTGGCCGAAAAGCTCACCGACACAACCCTTCCGTACTAG
- a CDS encoding AraC family transcriptional regulator, with translation MRNVPVDDLDTTDRAVLAIGTDYPPRHLLDWHRHRRAQFLFGASGVMQVETDCGTWTVPPDRAVLIPPRTRHRVTMLDVSTRSLYIEPGAAPWFPRACRVVDVRPLLRELLLAAVDVPLRYDHFGRDGALMTLLLHEIADTAPLPLELPLPGHPELRALCQAFLDAPDIHDRNQAWAHTLHVSTRTLDRMFSSETGMSSASWRRRACVLAALPELVTGRPVAAVAARLGYASPASFTAMFTKLLGTPPSSFSPR, from the coding sequence GTGCGCAACGTTCCGGTCGACGATCTCGACACCACCGATCGCGCCGTCCTCGCCATCGGCACCGACTACCCGCCGCGCCACCTGCTGGATTGGCACCGGCACCGCCGCGCCCAGTTCCTCTTCGGCGCCTCCGGCGTCATGCAGGTCGAAACCGATTGCGGCACATGGACCGTACCGCCGGACCGAGCGGTATTGATTCCTCCCCGCACCCGGCATCGCGTCACGATGCTCGACGTCAGTACGCGCAGCCTCTACATCGAGCCTGGGGCGGCGCCCTGGTTTCCCCGGGCGTGCCGAGTCGTCGACGTACGTCCACTCCTGCGGGAACTGCTCCTCGCCGCGGTCGACGTCCCCCTCCGGTACGACCACTTCGGCCGTGACGGCGCACTGATGACCTTGCTCTTGCACGAGATCGCCGACACCGCGCCGCTGCCGCTGGAACTACCGTTACCCGGACACCCCGAACTTCGCGCACTGTGCCAGGCGTTCCTCGACGCCCCCGACATCCACGACCGGAACCAGGCGTGGGCCCACACATTGCACGTCAGCACCCGAACCCTCGATCGGATGTTCTCCTCCGAGACCGGGATGAGTTCGGCGAGTTGGCGTCGACGCGCCTGCGTCCTCGCCGCACTCCCCGAACTGGTAACGGGACGCCCCGTCGCAGCTGTCGCGGCCCGCCTCGGTTACGCCAGCCCGGCGTCGTTCACGGCAATGTTCACCAAGCTGCTCGGCACACCACCGAGCAGCTTCTCTCCCCGATGA
- a CDS encoding sulfite exporter TauE/SafE family protein — protein MAVLLLFGCITGITTVAFGFGVGFVTVPVVYWFVGRSATAPADTAMHVAVATSAAVMVVNATIATYTYRRNGGRRLAGTATLLPALAIGGLLGALLATRVDGAVVHAFFVVYLVATVVDVSVRRGFLAAPATYRRSPGGAATTIGGVVVGSVASFLGVGGSVMTVPILRRRGMSMIDATGLANLLTLPVALAASVIYATTGPAAVASATGLRVGLVDVAAAGALLAGALPAIAIVRRSIGRIPDRVHAVGYIGLLVLVAALMTALR, from the coding sequence ATTGCGGTTCTTCTTCTCTTCGGGTGCATCACCGGAATCACCACCGTCGCCTTCGGTTTCGGGGTCGGATTCGTCACGGTTCCGGTCGTGTACTGGTTCGTCGGACGGTCGGCGACGGCGCCCGCGGATACGGCGATGCATGTTGCCGTCGCGACCTCGGCGGCGGTGATGGTGGTCAACGCGACGATCGCGACCTACACATATCGCCGGAACGGCGGACGCCGACTGGCGGGAACGGCGACGCTGCTTCCCGCCCTGGCGATCGGTGGACTGCTCGGCGCACTTCTGGCGACGCGCGTCGACGGGGCGGTCGTTCACGCGTTCTTCGTGGTCTACCTCGTCGCCACCGTCGTCGACGTGTCTGTCAGGCGCGGCTTCCTCGCCGCGCCGGCGACATACCGGCGGTCGCCGGGCGGCGCCGCGACCACGATCGGCGGAGTCGTGGTCGGATCCGTCGCGAGCTTTCTGGGAGTCGGTGGCAGCGTGATGACCGTGCCGATCCTGCGCCGACGAGGGATGTCGATGATCGACGCGACAGGCCTGGCCAACCTGCTGACGCTGCCGGTCGCACTGGCCGCGTCGGTGATCTACGCAACCACCGGCCCCGCAGCCGTCGCGTCGGCGACGGGGCTGCGAGTGGGGCTCGTGGATGTGGCCGCAGCAGGGGCGCTGCTGGCGGGTGCCCTACCGGCCATCGCGATCGTCCGACGGTCGATCGGGCGGATTCCGGACCGGGTCCACGCGGTCGGATACATCGGGCTCCTCGTCCTGGTCGCGGCGCTGATGACGGCTCTCCGATGA
- a CDS encoding VOC family protein, producing the protein MQKITPCLWFDTEGEAAAQFYTSVFKNSKIRNISRYGPDMHRPEGLALTIEFELDGQNFTILNGGPEFTFDEAISFQVSCADQSEVDAYWTQLTAAGGQESQCGWLKDRFGVSWQIIPAALGSYIGGPDSEGAQRATQAMLGMRKLDIGVIRAAYEGS; encoded by the coding sequence ATGCAGAAGATCACTCCGTGCCTGTGGTTCGACACCGAAGGGGAGGCGGCCGCGCAGTTCTACACCTCGGTGTTCAAGAACTCGAAGATCCGGAACATCTCCCGTTACGGCCCCGACATGCACCGACCGGAGGGCCTCGCGCTCACGATCGAGTTCGAATTGGACGGGCAGAACTTCACGATCCTCAACGGGGGGCCCGAGTTCACCTTCGACGAGGCGATCTCGTTCCAGGTGAGCTGCGCCGACCAGTCCGAGGTCGACGCATACTGGACCCAGCTCACGGCCGCTGGTGGGCAGGAGAGCCAGTGCGGTTGGCTCAAGGATCGGTTCGGGGTGTCGTGGCAGATCATTCCTGCCGCCCTGGGTTCGTACATCGGGGGCCCGGACTCCGAGGGGGCGCAGCGGGCCACGCAGGCGATGCTGGGGATGCGCAAACTCGACATCGGTGTCATCCGCGCGGCCTACGAGGGATCCTGA
- a CDS encoding mismatch-specific DNA-glycosylase — MGFSRAELESFRDKEVPDLIGPGCRLLFVGINPGLWTAATGAHFARPGNRFYPALLRGGLVDRPIDPTAGMSDADRDLLVRRGVGITNLVARATARADELTAAELRAGGQRLRDVVATVRPRVVAVAGITAYRAAFGARAAQKGRQPDGFEGAELWVVPNPSGLNAHDTVDSLAHAYRAAAVEAGVIVD, encoded by the coding sequence ATGGGATTCAGCCGCGCCGAACTCGAGTCGTTCCGGGACAAGGAGGTCCCGGACCTGATCGGTCCGGGGTGTCGCCTGCTGTTCGTGGGCATCAACCCGGGGCTGTGGACGGCCGCCACCGGGGCGCATTTCGCGCGCCCGGGCAACCGCTTCTATCCGGCGCTGCTGCGGGGCGGGCTCGTCGACCGGCCGATCGATCCCACCGCCGGCATGTCCGACGCCGACCGCGACCTGCTCGTCCGGCGCGGCGTCGGCATCACGAATCTTGTTGCGCGCGCGACGGCCCGGGCCGACGAGCTCACCGCGGCGGAGTTGCGGGCGGGCGGACAGCGGCTACGCGACGTGGTGGCGACGGTGCGCCCGCGGGTGGTCGCGGTCGCCGGGATCACCGCCTACCGAGCCGCGTTCGGCGCGCGGGCGGCGCAGAAGGGCCGGCAGCCCGACGGCTTCGAGGGTGCCGAGTTGTGGGTGGTGCCGAACCCGAGCGGGCTCAACGCGCACGACACCGTCGACTCCCTTGCACACGCGTATCGCGCCGCGGCCGTCGAGGCAGGGGTGATCGTGGACTGA
- a CDS encoding L,D-transpeptidase family protein: protein MAEIRRGRWHRLWTNGLMVLIALAFGLVGAPRAGAAVDSVIFAGTSNQVITVFAPTPEATVAELTAWERGADGVWHAVAGPVVAQVGAEGIGAASEFSVRTPAGVFPLTGAFGRLPDPGTAMPYFRTDVQDWWDSNPASPGYNTHVRQSVSPGAASENLYAAGAAYDYAAVIGYNSARTPGAGSAIFLHVTDGAPTAGCVAIDRDSLASILGRLDPARHPLIAIGVGEAPRP from the coding sequence ATGGCGGAGATCCGGCGCGGACGGTGGCATCGGCTGTGGACCAACGGTCTGATGGTGCTGATCGCGTTGGCGTTCGGGCTGGTGGGAGCCCCCCGCGCGGGCGCGGCGGTCGATTCGGTGATCTTCGCCGGCACCTCGAACCAGGTCATCACGGTCTTCGCCCCGACACCGGAGGCAACAGTCGCGGAACTCACGGCATGGGAGCGGGGCGCCGACGGCGTCTGGCACGCGGTTGCCGGGCCGGTGGTCGCGCAGGTCGGCGCGGAAGGGATCGGGGCGGCGAGCGAATTCTCGGTCCGCACCCCGGCCGGGGTGTTCCCGCTGACCGGGGCCTTCGGCCGGCTTCCCGATCCGGGCACCGCGATGCCGTACTTCCGCACCGATGTGCAGGACTGGTGGGATTCGAACCCCGCCTCACCCGGTTACAACACACACGTGCGGCAGTCGGTCAGCCCGGGCGCCGCCAGCGAGAACCTGTACGCCGCCGGTGCGGCGTACGACTACGCTGCGGTGATCGGATACAACTCCGCGCGCACGCCCGGCGCAGGATCGGCAATCTTCCTGCACGTCACCGACGGCGCTCCGACGGCTGGTTGCGTTGCGATCGACCGTGATTCGCTGGCGTCGATTCTCGGCCGACTCGACCCCGCACGGCACCCGTTGATCGCCATCGGCGTGGGGGAGGCGCCGCGGCCGTGA
- a CDS encoding methyltransferase family protein codes for MTGEGSALPLFATEPTAAVILAFAFVALLYSEYRIGRTHAGGGSHRDGWTGPAVGLGLMVSYVGGAAVSVLVSTTVITTGAWWYFWIGLLVAAAGQGLRLRAVHELGASFTFQVQTAPGQSVIDTGLYRRIRHPSYTGALVCALGFTVAYTNWLAPLTVLALAAAYVVRIPHEERVLVDGLGEPYRQYMRRTKRLVPYVL; via the coding sequence GTGACCGGCGAGGGTTCGGCCCTGCCACTGTTCGCCACCGAACCGACCGCGGCGGTGATCCTCGCATTCGCGTTCGTCGCGTTGCTGTACTCCGAGTACCGGATCGGGCGAACTCATGCCGGCGGTGGCTCACACCGTGACGGATGGACCGGTCCCGCTGTCGGGCTCGGCCTGATGGTCTCGTATGTCGGTGGGGCGGCGGTGAGCGTGCTGGTGTCGACGACGGTGATCACGACGGGCGCGTGGTGGTACTTCTGGATCGGCCTGCTGGTGGCCGCGGCCGGGCAGGGACTGCGGCTGCGGGCGGTCCACGAACTCGGGGCGTCGTTCACATTCCAGGTGCAGACCGCACCGGGGCAGTCGGTGATCGACACCGGTCTCTACCGGCGGATCCGGCATCCGTCGTACACCGGTGCACTGGTGTGCGCGTTGGGATTCACGGTCGCCTATACGAACTGGCTCGCACCGCTGACGGTGCTCGCCCTGGCCGCCGCGTACGTGGTCCGGATTCCACACGAGGAGCGGGTGCTCGTCGACGGGCTGGGGGAGCCGTACCGCCAGTACATGCGCCGGACCAAGCGGCTGGTTCCGTACGTGCTGTAG